One Candidatus Methylomirabilis tolerans DNA window includes the following coding sequences:
- a CDS encoding IS4 family transposase: MHIGRTVFAQLMDFVPTYEFRQCVERYHGNYKIKSFSCWDQFLCMAFAQLTYRESLRDIEACLRGARAKLYHMGIRGTVARNTLAHANETRDWRIYADFAQVLIRTARTLYADEAFGVDLDHTVYALDATIIDLCLSVFPWATFRRRKAAVKLHTLLDLRGNIPVLIYITPGNRHEVKLLDALAIEAGAIYLMDRGYLDFARLYRVHQSHAYFVMRAKRNLVFRRLYSRPVDKATGVQADQIITVTGVSSHRDYPEKLRRIRYYDADTKQRLVFLTNQFSLPAIVIAQLYKCRWQVELFFKWIKQHLRIKAFYGTTENAVKTQIWIAISVYVLVAIVKKRLTLDRSLYTILQILSVTLFEKTPILQALSPLDYEDALDDDANQLNLFG; this comes from the coding sequence GACCAGTTCCTCTGTATGGCCTTTGCCCAACTGACCTACCGGGAGAGTCTCCGGGATATCGAAGCGTGCCTGCGGGGCGCCAGGGCCAAGCTGTATCACATGGGGATCCGGGGCACCGTCGCCCGCAACACGCTGGCTCACGCCAACGAGACCCGCGACTGGCGCATCTACGCCGACTTCGCGCAGGTGCTGATTCGTACGGCCAGAACCCTGTATGCCGACGAGGCGTTCGGTGTGGACCTCGACCACACGGTCTATGCCCTCGATGCGACGATCATCGACCTCTGCTTGTCGGTGTTTCCCTGGGCCACGTTCCGCCGGCGCAAGGCGGCGGTCAAACTCCACACCCTGTTGGATCTGCGGGGCAACATCCCCGTGCTCATCTACATTACGCCCGGCAACCGGCACGAGGTCAAGCTCCTCGACGCCCTCGCTATCGAGGCCGGGGCCATCTACCTCATGGACCGGGGCTATCTGGATTTTGCCCGGCTGTACCGGGTGCATCAGTCGCACGCCTACTTCGTGATGCGGGCCAAGCGCAATCTCGTCTTCAGGCGGCTGTATTCCCGCCCTGTCGACAAAGCGACCGGTGTGCAGGCCGATCAAATCATTACCGTTACCGGCGTCTCCTCGCACCGAGACTATCCCGAGAAGCTCCGGCGTATCCGGTACTACGATGCCGATACCAAACAGCGGCTCGTCTTCCTCACCAACCAGTTCTCCCTGCCCGCTATCGTGATTGCGCAGCTGTACAAATGCCGCTGGCAGGTAGAACTCTTCTTCAAGTGGATCAAGCAGCACCTGCGGATCAAAGCGTTCTATGGCACGACCGAGAACGCGGTCAAGACTCAAATCTGGATCGCGATCTCCGTGTATGTGCTCGTCGCCATCGTCAAGAAACGACTGACGCTGGATCGGAGTCTCTACACAATTCTACAGATTTTGAGCGTGACCCTTTTCGAGAAAACGCCCATTTTACAGGCTCTTTCGCCTCTCGATTACGAAGACGCACTGGACGATGATGCTAACCAATTGAATTTATTCGGTTAA